From one Sulfurimonas sp. HSL-3221 genomic stretch:
- a CDS encoding Ppx/GppA phosphatase family protein: MAKRTAIIDIGSNSVRMVVFEKSSRFAFSLLHESKSRVRISEGAYADDGNLQSAAIDRALEALGEFLSIARAYGSRKLLCVATSAVRDAPNRALFLSRARNELGLQIKVIDGEKEAYLGGVAAANLLPAMSARTIDIGGGSTEYACIASGNVMQSASLNLGTVRLKELFCDRGDLDGARAYIDAQFAAMPPVTSPIVIGIGGTFRALAQIIQKNQAHPIKKLHAFTFGADALMALGKKILAAPDDEALKQLGVKKERYDVIRPGTLILMRFLQHVGCETLVTSGAGVREGLYLTDLLRHNRHRFPAGYNPSLRYLLDCHTIETSFSNQLPTVAMRLFDLLQAPMHLPEETRRLLKIAAQLAKVGASVHFYSYHKNSQYLVESALEYGYSHEEIMTVAALVRYHKTRKIAKPFYSDYQRLLPKAKTLNRLNLLLALSDALLTHRPRNIDFDLSLDETGVLHVRAKEGSSLYLAKEQIARLGIEKELTVQIA; this comes from the coding sequence ATGGCAAAGCGTACCGCGATCATCGATATCGGGTCCAACTCCGTTCGAATGGTGGTCTTCGAAAAAAGCAGCCGCTTTGCCTTCTCGCTGCTGCATGAGTCCAAGAGCCGCGTCCGGATCAGCGAAGGAGCCTATGCCGACGACGGCAACCTCCAGAGTGCCGCCATCGACCGCGCCCTGGAGGCCCTCGGCGAGTTTCTCAGCATCGCCCGCGCCTACGGGAGCCGCAAACTCCTCTGTGTCGCCACCTCCGCCGTACGCGACGCCCCCAACCGAGCCCTCTTCCTCTCACGCGCCCGTAACGAGCTCGGCCTGCAGATCAAAGTGATCGACGGGGAGAAGGAGGCGTATCTCGGCGGGGTCGCCGCGGCCAACCTTCTTCCGGCCATGAGCGCCCGCACCATCGATATCGGCGGCGGTTCGACGGAATACGCCTGTATCGCCTCCGGGAACGTCATGCAGAGCGCTTCGCTCAACCTTGGCACCGTCCGGCTCAAAGAGCTCTTCTGCGACCGGGGCGACCTCGACGGCGCCCGCGCCTATATCGATGCACAGTTTGCCGCCATGCCGCCGGTTACGAGCCCCATTGTCATCGGTATCGGCGGCACCTTCCGTGCCCTGGCCCAGATCATCCAGAAAAACCAGGCCCACCCCATCAAGAAGCTGCACGCTTTTACCTTCGGCGCGGATGCGCTGATGGCGCTGGGGAAAAAGATCCTCGCCGCCCCCGACGACGAGGCGCTCAAACAGCTCGGCGTCAAAAAAGAGCGCTATGACGTCATCCGGCCCGGAACCCTGATCCTGATGCGCTTTTTGCAGCATGTCGGCTGCGAAACCCTTGTCACAAGCGGCGCCGGGGTACGCGAGGGGCTCTACCTCACCGACCTGCTGCGCCACAACCGCCACCGTTTCCCGGCGGGCTACAACCCCTCATTGCGCTACCTCCTCGATTGCCACACGATCGAAACAAGCTTTTCCAACCAGCTCCCGACCGTCGCCATGCGCCTGTTTGACCTGCTGCAAGCCCCCATGCACCTTCCCGAGGAGACCCGACGTCTCCTCAAGATTGCGGCCCAGCTCGCCAAGGTCGGCGCGTCGGTCCATTTTTACTCCTACCACAAGAACAGCCAGTACCTGGTAGAAAGCGCCCTGGAGTACGGCTACAGCCACGAAGAGATCATGACGGTGGCGGCACTGGTGCGCTATCACAAAACGCGAAAAATCGCCAAACCTTTTTACAGCGACTATCAGCGTCTGCTCCCGAAGGCGAAAACCCTCAACCGTCTCAACCTGCTGCTCGCGCTCTCGGATGCCCTGCTGACCCACCGGCCGCGCAATATCGATTTCGACCTCTCTCTCGATGAAACAGGTGTCCTGCATGTCCGGGCCAAAGAGGGCAGCTCCCTCTATCTTGCCAAAGAGCAGATCGCACGGCTGGGTATCGAGAAAGAGCTGACGGTTCAGATTGCGTAG
- a CDS encoding dihydroneopterin aldolase yields MTIEIRALTFDCIIGILDFERVTPQRVIVDAVIDYDYEAERFIDYAAVADHIRTQMRQEKFALVEEALEALSITLKKAFPGIKSLSLTVAKPDILPDCRVSVTKKSNF; encoded by the coding sequence ATGACCATCGAGATCCGCGCCCTCACCTTCGACTGCATCATCGGCATTCTTGATTTCGAGCGGGTCACCCCGCAGCGCGTCATTGTCGACGCGGTCATCGACTACGACTATGAGGCGGAGCGTTTCATCGACTACGCCGCCGTCGCCGACCATATCAGGACACAGATGCGGCAGGAAAAGTTCGCCCTCGTTGAAGAGGCTCTTGAAGCGCTTTCTATTACACTGAAAAAGGCGTTTCCGGGCATAAAAAGCCTCTCGCTCACCGTCGCCAAACCGGACATCCTCCCCGACTGCAGGGTCTCTGTCACAAAAAAATCCAATTTTTAA
- a CDS encoding sensor histidine kinase yields the protein MFSERSIRNRFLIQLIVASAALLIIFSSILYFYIRQNIYDEKQHEMLQFAKNITEFQSLSDTMSNDTDALLGVSVELIFYDASGDEPHFFDDSNNGRDYLVLLYPFEQAQKTYLKVSKDISTMKKLLKKILRSIFIINAIGFFIIVLYAIALSKMLTIPIRQLSHRLANMNEHLVRPIRVEHLPEEFEPLGVTINRLLARIQNFVKYQKELFIGAAHELKTPLAVIKLKNQVTLIKQRSPEEYIEAIKKTNETVDEMNKIVADILNIGRQEGAQLEAPVRRDIIDMLRRKGEDFALLARAEQKTLEYDLQPESYEATIQEGLLNQILQNFLQNAVKFTPEGRKVTFTSRAEGEDLVIRVIDEGCGIDDSVDLFAPFKRLGTKSGVGLGLFLAKSAADAMGAEITLRNRTDGVDGTEARLVLRAKLCCPLPQQKKK from the coding sequence TTGTTTTCCGAAAGAAGCATAAGGAACCGTTTCCTCATTCAGCTGATCGTCGCTTCGGCGGCGCTGCTGATCATCTTCTCCTCTATTCTCTACTTCTACATCCGACAGAACATTTATGACGAGAAACAGCATGAGATGCTGCAGTTCGCCAAGAACATCACCGAGTTCCAGTCCCTCTCCGATACGATGAGCAATGACACCGACGCCCTGCTGGGCGTCAGCGTGGAGCTGATCTTCTACGATGCTTCCGGCGACGAACCGCACTTTTTTGACGACAGCAACAACGGGCGCGACTACCTGGTCCTCCTCTACCCCTTCGAGCAGGCACAAAAGACCTATCTCAAAGTCTCCAAAGACATCAGTACGATGAAGAAGCTGCTCAAAAAGATCCTGCGTTCGATCTTCATCATCAACGCCATCGGCTTTTTCATCATCGTCCTCTACGCCATCGCCCTCTCCAAGATGCTCACCATCCCCATCCGGCAGCTCAGCCACCGCCTGGCGAATATGAACGAGCACCTTGTCCGCCCGATCCGCGTCGAGCATCTGCCCGAAGAGTTCGAACCCCTCGGCGTCACGATCAACCGCCTCCTGGCGCGGATCCAGAACTTCGTCAAATACCAAAAAGAGCTCTTCATCGGTGCGGCGCATGAGCTCAAAACGCCCCTGGCCGTCATCAAACTCAAAAACCAGGTCACCCTGATCAAGCAACGGAGCCCCGAAGAGTATATCGAGGCGATCAAGAAGACCAACGAGACCGTCGACGAGATGAACAAGATCGTCGCCGATATCCTCAACATCGGCCGCCAGGAGGGGGCGCAGCTCGAAGCGCCGGTGCGCCGGGACATCATCGACATGCTCCGGCGCAAGGGGGAGGATTTTGCGCTGCTGGCCCGGGCCGAACAGAAAACCCTCGAATACGACCTCCAGCCCGAATCGTATGAAGCGACGATCCAGGAGGGACTGCTCAACCAGATCCTGCAGAACTTCCTTCAAAATGCCGTCAAATTCACCCCCGAAGGGCGCAAGGTCACCTTTACCAGCCGAGCGGAGGGGGAGGATCTTGTTATCCGGGTGATAGACGAAGGGTGCGGGATCGACGACAGCGTCGACCTCTTCGCCCCCTTCAAACGCCTCGGGACCAAGTCCGGCGTCGGCCTGGGACTCTTCCTCGCCAAAAGCGCCGCCGACGCCATGGGAGCGGAGATCACGCTGCGCAACCGAACCGACGGTGTCGACGGAACGGAAGCGAGGCTGGTGCTGCGCGCCAAACTCTGCTGTCCCCTTCCCCAGCAGAAGAAAAAATAG
- the plsY gene encoding glycerol-3-phosphate 1-O-acyltransferase PlsY, whose product MDFLFNPNVQFYLLAYFVGGIPFGLVLAKLFAGVNVKEGGSKSIGATNVLRVVKETNPALAKKLGIATLLLDALKGVVVLLIAKAFGMSEAAQWGVAVLAVAGHCFSPYLWFEGGKGIATGMGVMLVMLPLETLIALAVWGILAKTVRISSVSSLSGVLALLVASFILHPEMAHAPVILIVVLLFYKHIPNIVRLVRGEEKRVV is encoded by the coding sequence ATGGACTTCCTCTTCAATCCCAATGTACAGTTCTACCTGCTGGCTTACTTTGTAGGCGGTATCCCCTTCGGACTCGTCCTGGCCAAATTGTTCGCCGGCGTCAATGTCAAAGAGGGCGGTTCGAAAAGCATCGGCGCGACGAACGTGCTGCGCGTCGTCAAAGAGACCAACCCCGCGCTCGCGAAAAAACTCGGTATCGCGACCCTCCTTCTTGACGCCCTCAAAGGGGTCGTCGTCCTGCTGATCGCGAAAGCCTTCGGGATGAGCGAAGCGGCCCAGTGGGGCGTGGCCGTCCTGGCCGTTGCCGGCCACTGCTTCAGCCCCTACCTCTGGTTTGAAGGGGGCAAAGGGATCGCGACGGGTATGGGCGTCATGCTCGTCATGCTGCCGCTTGAGACACTGATCGCGCTCGCCGTCTGGGGGATCCTGGCCAAAACGGTTCGGATCTCCTCCGTCTCGTCGCTGAGCGGCGTCCTTGCCCTGCTCGTGGCCAGCTTCATCCTCCATCCGGAGATGGCGCACGCCCCGGTCATCCTGATCGTCGTGCTCCTCTTTTACAAACATATTCCCAACATCGTCCGCCTCGTCAGGGGCGAGGAGAAACGCGTCGTCTGA
- a CDS encoding YfhL family 4Fe-4S dicluster ferredoxin → MSLLINDECIACDACREECPTEAIEEGDPIYIIDPDRCTECVGTYDEPACIAVCPVDCIVPDKDNVETVAELKFKHDQIMAEYED, encoded by the coding sequence ATGTCCCTGCTGATCAATGATGAGTGTATCGCCTGCGATGCCTGTAGAGAAGAGTGCCCGACCGAAGCAATTGAGGAGGGGGATCCGATCTACATCATCGACCCCGACCGTTGTACCGAATGTGTCGGTACCTATGACGAACCGGCGTGCATCGCCGTCTGCCCGGTCGACTGTATCGTCCCGGACAAAGACAACGTTGAAACCGTAGCCGAACTGAAATTCAAACACGACCAGATCATGGCCGAGTACGAGGACTGA
- the hsrA gene encoding homeostatic response regulator transcription factor HsrA, with amino-acid sequence MRILIIEDEITLNKTLAEGLKEFGYQSDVVETLKDGEYYLDIRNYDLILMDWMLPDGNSIDIIPDIKANTPKTAVVVLSARDDNESEIAALRAGADDFIRKPFDFDVLVARLEARLRFGGSNIIEIEDLIINPEEEKIIYKEKEIELKGKPFEVLTHLARHRDQIVSKEQLLDAIWEEPELVTPNVIEVAINQIRQKMDKPLNITTIETVRRRGYRFCFPKEA; translated from the coding sequence ATGCGCATTTTGATCATTGAAGATGAGATCACACTCAACAAAACTCTGGCCGAAGGGCTTAAAGAGTTTGGATACCAGAGCGACGTCGTCGAAACCCTCAAAGACGGTGAATACTACCTCGATATCCGCAACTATGACCTGATTCTGATGGACTGGATGCTCCCCGACGGTAACAGCATCGACATTATTCCCGACATCAAGGCCAATACACCGAAAACGGCCGTTGTCGTTCTCTCCGCCCGCGACGACAACGAGAGCGAGATCGCCGCGCTGCGTGCCGGTGCAGACGACTTTATCCGTAAACCGTTCGACTTCGACGTCCTCGTCGCACGCCTGGAAGCCCGCCTGCGCTTCGGCGGCAGCAACATTATCGAGATCGAAGACCTGATCATCAACCCTGAAGAAGAGAAGATCATCTACAAAGAGAAAGAGATCGAACTCAAGGGCAAACCGTTCGAGGTCCTCACGCACCTGGCCCGCCACCGCGACCAGATCGTCTCCAAAGAGCAGCTGCTCGACGCCATCTGGGAAGAGCCCGAACTCGTCACGCCAAACGTTATCGAGGTCGCGATCAACCAGATCCGCCAGAAGATGGACAAACCCCTCAACATCACAACCATCGAGACCGTACGCCGCCGCGGATACCGTTTTTGTTTTCCGAAAGAAGCATAA